A single Calditrichota bacterium DNA region contains:
- a CDS encoding T9SS type A sorting domain-containing protein, whose translation MLVRILSCAFALLLATHLNAQPPRMEKVGEYLVGGSLERIAVRDGYAYTLGGYGLQVFDIRNPQDIRRVYAEALDWIPYYGNFAPQFDRDTLYIPDSPFARWDISDPLQPIRLGDLPLPEICKFILFRDQHYYALSARGSLHTYDRSGPENPMPVDTVAVWANRLILHDTLLIGIRYSFITFTFFSLTNPDHPERLSEFVDRSQWNHWGQDHALIGNFFIYPTGNAPATINCLDISDPTSPARAWDVRLEELYTLRQFGDYIYTNEYVDRSSRRVLYTLEDLSRNEPTILLNNIWFGNDFAASGAHLFTVHFDGMTFFDISDLENVRFSSAFRSPAMLLIGNPVVIDNDRLLTAYNDSTLRLFDISDLAEPIDIDALHFDSRVMIGAKHIVQRRVLFSACSGSELHFYAIEGDTFALQSRLFLPDERIPVDPIGRYYQVRNWRNGVVVSACWLEGEWAEQLNGQIWIVSLENPNEPEVIGVIEDVVGYAPAIKDDYIYFSSSYVWLNEPVQGTIISIAEPTRPERVGRLPADGSLSSGSIAIDGSVMLLGDSFYDISNPTNPRLLSRYPGEYDHFAATMRNGIAIASVGRWGGDDGPYIALLDVSDPVHPQLLQQITMNQNDGWGVPSLEGDLAVNPTLSTLNFYRIHNLNSAPGEADARPQDFTIEVSPNPFNAQAEIHFTLPEPGSVTFELFTLAGRLLNRRDMEGLSAGMHRAPLGDDRLSTPLESGIYILRLTSGSRSLESKIVVLK comes from the coding sequence ATGTTGGTCAGGATTCTTTCTTGCGCGTTCGCCCTCCTATTGGCGACCCACCTCAATGCCCAGCCGCCTCGCATGGAGAAGGTCGGTGAATACCTTGTCGGCGGCAGCCTCGAACGCATCGCGGTCCGCGACGGATATGCCTACACCCTCGGCGGCTACGGCTTGCAAGTCTTCGACATCCGCAATCCCCAAGACATCCGGCGCGTCTATGCCGAGGCGCTCGATTGGATACCCTACTATGGCAATTTCGCTCCGCAGTTCGACCGGGACACGCTTTACATTCCCGATTCGCCTTTCGCCCGATGGGATATTTCCGACCCGCTGCAGCCGATAAGGCTGGGCGATCTTCCCCTGCCCGAAATATGCAAGTTTATACTCTTTCGGGACCAGCATTACTACGCATTGTCTGCAAGAGGAAGTCTCCACACCTACGATCGATCAGGCCCGGAGAATCCGATGCCGGTTGATACCGTGGCCGTTTGGGCCAATAGACTGATCCTTCACGACACACTCCTTATAGGTATCAGATACAGTTTCATCACCTTCACCTTCTTCAGCCTGACGAATCCCGACCACCCCGAGCGACTGTCGGAATTCGTGGATAGAAGCCAATGGAACCACTGGGGACAGGATCACGCCCTAATCGGAAACTTCTTTATCTACCCTACAGGCAACGCGCCCGCGACTATCAACTGTCTTGATATCTCCGATCCAACTTCGCCCGCGAGGGCTTGGGACGTCCGCCTGGAAGAACTATATACACTAAGACAATTTGGAGATTATATTTATACCAATGAGTATGTTGATAGAAGTTCACGACGAGTTCTCTATACCTTGGAGGATCTGAGCCGAAACGAACCGACCATCCTGTTGAATAACATTTGGTTTGGCAATGACTTTGCAGCATCGGGCGCGCATCTCTTTACTGTGCATTTTGATGGGATGACATTTTTCGACATTTCCGATCTCGAGAACGTTCGCTTTTCCAGCGCTTTTCGTTCTCCAGCGATGCTCTTGATAGGAAATCCGGTTGTTATCGACAATGATAGACTATTGACGGCATACAATGATAGCACACTCCGTCTGTTTGACATTTCCGACCTTGCGGAGCCGATCGACATCGACGCACTGCACTTCGACTCCAGGGTCATGATTGGAGCGAAGCATATCGTTCAACGCAGAGTCCTATTTTCGGCGTGCAGTGGGTCTGAACTGCACTTCTACGCCATCGAAGGCGACACCTTCGCACTGCAAAGCCGGCTGTTTCTTCCCGACGAGCGCATTCCCGTGGACCCTATCGGCAGATACTATCAGGTGCGCAACTGGCGAAATGGTGTCGTCGTATCCGCCTGCTGGTTGGAAGGGGAATGGGCAGAGCAACTGAACGGTCAGATTTGGATCGTGTCGCTGGAAAATCCTAATGAGCCGGAAGTCATCGGTGTCATAGAGGATGTGGTTGGTTACGCCCCTGCCATTAAGGACGATTATATCTATTTTTCCAGTAGTTATGTTTGGTTGAACGAGCCCGTTCAAGGCACGATCATCTCAATTGCCGAGCCGACGCGCCCCGAGCGGGTTGGACGCCTTCCTGCTGACGGTTCCCTTTCATCTGGTTCAATCGCAATAGATGGAAGTGTGATGTTGCTGGGAGACTCTTTCTATGACATTTCCAATCCGACCAATCCCCGGCTGCTAAGCCGCTATCCGGGGGAGTATGACCATTTTGCGGCGACAATGCGCAATGGCATTGCCATAGCCAGTGTGGGTCGATGGGGCGGTGATGATGGTCCATATATTGCACTTCTCGATGTTTCAGACCCCGTTCATCCACAACTTCTTCAGCAGATTACTATGAATCAGAACGATGGTTGGGGAGTGCCTTCATTAGAAGGTGACCTCGCTGTCAATCCGACTTTGAGCACCCTCAACTTCTACCGCATCCACAACCTCAATTCCGCGCCGGGGGAAGCCGATGCCCGGCCGCAGGACTTCACTATTGAAGTCAGTCCCAATCCCTTCAACGCGCAGGCCGAGATCCATTTCACCCTCCCCGAACCGGGGTCCGTCACTTTCGAACTCTTCACCCTCGCCGGACGGCTGCTCAATAGGCGCGATATGGAGGGTCTCTCCGCCGGAATGCACCGTGCGCCGCTGGGGGATGACCGCCTCAGCACTCCGCTTGAATCGGGCATCTATATCCTTCGCCTGACAAGCGGCTCGCGGTCGCTGGAGTCAAAGATAGTCGTCTTGAAATGA
- a CDS encoding citrate (Si)-synthase, with protein MAILQERLAQLIPELRKEIKTIVKEQGQVKISDVTIEQAYGGMRGVKGLICDTSVVEPDQGLIIRGNPLLEIRDLWPEDIFYLLLTGDKPDDRARAALQMDLAARSHVPDYVWDMIDALPPDSHPMAMLNAAILVMERESVFRAWYDRGMKKDDYWIPMLEDALRILGVIPVIAAGIYRIRYEKGDPIEYDPALDWGANYVRMLGLPDDKGDFAKLMRLYLNFHSDHEGGNVSAFTCHTVGSALSDAFYAVSAGLNGLAGPLHGLANQECLGWILDTMEKFGGVPTENQLHDYALETLNSGRVVPGYGHAVLRVCDPRFTGFIDFGNQYLPDDPVFKTVALTFKVMPEILQKEFLGADGKPKVKDPWPNVDAGSGALLYHYGLTEFPYYTVLFSVSRAMGMLAQLVLNRAIGTAITRPKSVSTAWIKKQVGM; from the coding sequence TGTTACCATCGAACAGGCTTACGGCGGAATGCGCGGCGTCAAGGGCCTCATCTGCGACACTTCGGTCGTCGAGCCCGATCAAGGGCTTATTATTCGCGGTAATCCGCTGCTTGAGATCAGGGATCTCTGGCCGGAAGACATTTTCTATCTTCTGCTGACCGGCGACAAGCCCGATGACCGGGCGCGTGCTGCGCTGCAGATGGATTTGGCGGCTCGTTCGCACGTCCCGGACTATGTCTGGGATATGATCGACGCGCTGCCGCCCGATTCGCATCCAATGGCGATGCTGAATGCTGCGATTCTGGTGATGGAGCGCGAGTCGGTCTTTCGCGCCTGGTATGACCGGGGAATGAAGAAGGACGACTACTGGATTCCGATGCTTGAGGATGCGCTGCGCATTCTCGGCGTCATCCCGGTCATCGCCGCCGGCATTTACCGGATTCGCTACGAAAAGGGCGACCCGATCGAATATGATCCGGCGCTCGACTGGGGCGCGAACTACGTTCGGATGCTCGGACTTCCCGACGACAAGGGCGACTTTGCGAAGTTGATGCGGCTCTATCTCAATTTCCACAGCGACCACGAGGGCGGTAATGTCTCGGCATTCACCTGCCACACGGTCGGGTCGGCGCTCTCGGATGCGTTCTATGCCGTCTCTGCCGGCTTGAACGGACTGGCTGGGCCGCTTCACGGGCTCGCCAATCAGGAATGCCTCGGCTGGATACTCGACACGATGGAGAAGTTCGGCGGTGTTCCGACCGAAAATCAACTCCACGACTACGCGCTCGAGACGCTTAACTCGGGCCGGGTTGTGCCGGGCTATGGGCACGCCGTGCTGCGAGTCTGCGATCCGCGGTTCACTGGATTCATCGATTTCGGCAACCAGTATCTGCCGGACGATCCGGTTTTCAAGACCGTCGCGCTCACCTTCAAGGTGATGCCGGAAATACTGCAGAAGGAGTTCCTCGGCGCTGACGGGAAGCCGAAGGTGAAGGATCCATGGCCCAATGTCGATGCCGGATCGGGCGCACTGCTCTATCACTACGGGCTGACCGAATTCCCCTACTATACGGTGCTCTTCAGCGTCTCTCGGGCGATGGGGATGCTGGCGCAACTCGTGCTCAACCGGGCAATTGGGACGGCGATCACCCGTCCAAAGTCCGTCTCGACAGCCTGGATCAAGAAGCAGGTGGGAATGTAA